The window TCGGCCCGACCCTGGGCGGCTGGCTGACGGAAAACTGGGGCTGGGAATACATCTTCTACATCAACGTGCCCCCCGGCCTGCTGCTGATCGCCGGGCTGCTCTACGGCCTGGAGAAAAAACCGTCGCACTGGGAGCTGCTGAAAAACACCGACTACGCCGGCATCGCCACCCTCGGCATCGGCCTCGGCTGCCTGCAGGTATTCCTCGAGGAAGGCCACCGCAAGGACTGGCTGGAATCGCAACTGATCGTCGGCCTCGGCGGCATCGCCCTGGTCAGCCTGATCACCTTCGTCATCGTGCAGCTCTCCAAACCCGCCCCGCTGATCAATCTGCGCATCCTGCGCGACCGCAATTTCGGTCTGTCGAGCATTTCCAGCCTCGGCCTGGGCATGGGCCTGTACGGCTCGATCTATTTGCTGCCGCTGTATCTCGCGCAGATCCAGAATTACAACGCGCTGCAGATCGGCGAAGTGATCATGTGGATGGGCGTTCCGCAGCTGTTCATCATTCCGTTGATTCCCAAGCTGATGAAGCTGGTTTCGCCCAAGCTTCTTTGCGCTCTCGGATTTGGCCTGTTCGGCCTCGCCAGTTTCGCCTCCGGGGTCCTCAACCTGGACTTCGCCGGGCCGCAGTTCAACCAGATCCAGCTGATTCGCGCCCTCGGGCAGCCGATGGTGATGGTGACCATCTCGATGATCGCCACTGCCTACCTGCTGCCGGAGGATGCCGGATCGGCCTCCAGCCTGTTCAACGTGCTGCGCAACCTCGGCGGCGCCATCGGCATCGCCCTGCTCGCCACCCTGCTGGATAGCCGCGCCAAGGTGTATTTCGATTACCTGCGCGAAGCGCTGGTGCCGAGCAATCCGCAAGTCGCCGAGCGCCTGGCGCTGCTCACGGAAAAGCTCGGCAGCGAGCAGGCCGCCCTGGGCAAGCTGAGCGAAACCGTGCACCAGCAGGCGATGATCATGGCCTACAATGACGCCTTCCATTTGGTTGGCATCGTGCTCGGCATCAGCATGCTGGCGGTGCTGCTGACCCGCGCGCTTCCGGCAGGCATGCAAGACAGCGCCGCTG is drawn from Pseudomonas cavernae and contains these coding sequences:
- a CDS encoding MDR family MFS transporter produces the protein MMSMMLGAFMAILDIQITNSSLKDIQGALSATLEEGSWISTSYLVAEIIMIPMAAWLVQLLSVRRLATWVSAGFIVSSLLCSMAWSLESMIVFRALQGFTGGALIPLAFTLTLIKLPDHHRAKGMAMFAMTATFAPSIGPTLGGWLTENWGWEYIFYINVPPGLLLIAGLLYGLEKKPSHWELLKNTDYAGIATLGIGLGCLQVFLEEGHRKDWLESQLIVGLGGIALVSLITFVIVQLSKPAPLINLRILRDRNFGLSSISSLGLGMGLYGSIYLLPLYLAQIQNYNALQIGEVIMWMGVPQLFIIPLIPKLMKLVSPKLLCALGFGLFGLASFASGVLNLDFAGPQFNQIQLIRALGQPMVMVTISMIATAYLLPEDAGSASSLFNVLRNLGGAIGIALLATLLDSRAKVYFDYLREALVPSNPQVAERLALLTEKLGSEQAALGKLSETVHQQAMIMAYNDAFHLVGIVLGISMLAVLLTRALPAGMQDSAAAH